One region of Mucilaginibacter sp. 14171R-50 genomic DNA includes:
- the tig gene encoding trigger factor has product MNISQEKIDNLNTVVKININPEDYQPRVEKAMKDHAKKAKLPGFRPGMVPVGHIKKMYGKSILVDEINNMLSDTLNKYLDEEKLEVLGQPLPKADDNKEYNWDFADNFEFNYEVGLAPEFDIDFSSKDKLPQYVIKVDDETLESRIKNIRRSYGKMTNPDVSADDDVLYSELTQLSPDGSVFEGGISNTTSVRLDQIKDEKIKKSLIGLKKGDELVFDINKAFDNDAAKVAGLLKIEEDEAADLKSNFKLTVKNVNRLEEGDLNQEFFDKLFGEGVVTDEAGFRAKITEELEMMMTQDAERKLQDEIYNYSIGKVQFELPDAFLKRWLKVTNEKLTDEELEGGYADFAKNLKWTLIENKLMKDNNIDIKYEEVFDFAKGSLDQQFRMYSPQALSEEQLGQYTVQYLQNKENANKVFEQVKALKVFDYIKSVITLDKKEILFSDFNKLTA; this is encoded by the coding sequence ATGAATATATCACAGGAAAAAATTGATAACCTGAATACCGTTGTTAAGATCAACATTAACCCCGAAGATTACCAGCCAAGGGTTGAAAAAGCAATGAAGGACCATGCTAAAAAAGCAAAACTGCCGGGTTTCCGCCCGGGAATGGTGCCGGTTGGCCACATCAAAAAAATGTATGGTAAAAGCATTCTGGTTGACGAGATCAACAATATGTTATCAGATACCTTGAACAAATATTTAGACGAAGAAAAGCTTGAGGTATTGGGCCAGCCTTTACCAAAGGCCGACGATAACAAGGAATATAACTGGGATTTTGCCGATAACTTTGAATTTAACTATGAAGTTGGTTTGGCGCCCGAGTTTGATATCGATTTTTCATCGAAGGATAAATTGCCTCAGTACGTTATAAAAGTTGACGACGAAACACTGGAGTCGCGTATCAAAAACATCCGCCGCAGCTATGGCAAAATGACAAATCCTGACGTATCGGCAGATGATGATGTGCTTTATTCCGAATTAACCCAGCTTTCGCCGGATGGTTCTGTTTTTGAAGGAGGAATAAGCAATACCACATCGGTGCGTTTAGACCAGATCAAAGACGAGAAGATCAAGAAATCGTTGATAGGTTTAAAAAAAGGCGACGAACTGGTATTTGACATCAACAAGGCTTTTGATAACGATGCGGCTAAGGTTGCAGGCTTATTAAAAATTGAAGAAGATGAAGCAGCTGACTTAAAATCGAACTTTAAGTTAACGGTAAAAAATGTTAACCGTTTAGAAGAAGGCGATTTAAACCAGGAGTTCTTTGATAAATTATTTGGTGAAGGTGTAGTTACCGACGAGGCGGGTTTCAGGGCTAAGATTACCGAAGAACTGGAAATGATGATGACCCAGGATGCCGAGCGCAAACTGCAGGACGAGATCTATAACTACAGCATTGGTAAAGTACAGTTTGAGTTACCTGATGCGTTTTTGAAACGCTGGTTAAAAGTAACCAACGAAAAACTGACCGACGAAGAGCTGGAAGGCGGTTACGCTGATTTTGCTAAGAACCTTAAATGGACCCTTATCGAAAATAAATTGATGAAGGATAACAACATTGATATTAAATACGAGGAAGTGTTTGATTTTGCAAAAGGAAGCTTAGACCAGCAGTTCAGAATGTACAGCCCGCAGGCTTTAAGCGAAGAGCAACTGGGCCAGTACACTGTACAATACCTGCAAAACAAAGAAAATGCTAACAAAGTATTTGAACAGGTAAAAGCGCTAAAAGTATTTGATTACATAAAAAGCGTTATTACGCTTGATAAAAAAGAGATATTGTTCTCTGACTTTAACAAGCTTACTGCATAA
- a CDS encoding GIN domain-containing protein, with the protein MKTQILTIATIFTLALGTVASASASVKNSSDEASTILTNVSKINKIEVHGNVELFVSDGAADQVKVYNKYYAENALVQSQNGVLRISSYTDKKLVVWVTANDLQSIVVNDNSQVKSFGNLEKLDLEVTLNNNASADLNLEAYKASITVNDRAKANISGNVNDYVLKQDQSATVNQTNLVAVTGSKTVTNMPVKPQPSELAIL; encoded by the coding sequence ATGAAAACTCAAATTTTAACCATAGCAACCATCTTCACATTAGCATTAGGTACTGTAGCATCAGCAAGTGCATCTGTTAAAAACAGCAGCGACGAAGCAAGCACCATCTTAACCAACGTTAGCAAGATCAACAAAATAGAAGTTCACGGAAATGTGGAGTTGTTTGTATCAGATGGCGCTGCCGACCAGGTGAAAGTTTACAATAAATACTACGCCGAGAACGCATTGGTACAAAGCCAGAACGGCGTGTTGCGTATATCATCATACACCGATAAAAAATTAGTAGTTTGGGTAACCGCTAACGATCTGCAATCAATTGTGGTTAATGATAACTCTCAGGTTAAATCATTCGGAAACCTGGAAAAACTTGACCTTGAAGTAACGCTGAACAACAACGCGTCGGCCGACCTTAACCTTGAAGCTTACAAAGCAAGCATTACTGTAAACGACCGCGCCAAAGCAAATATCAGCGGTAACGTTAACGACTATGTGTTAAAGCAAGACCAGTCTGCAACAGTTAACCAAACTAACCTGGTTGCAGTAACCGGCAGCAAAACGGTAACCAATATGCCGGTTAAACCCCAACCATCAGAGTTGGCTATCCTATAA
- a CDS encoding ATP-dependent DNA helicase RecQ produces MMTPRELLKQYWGHDSFRPLQEEIIESVLQGRDTLVLLPTGGGKSVCFQVPALAMEGICIVVSPLIALMKDQVENLKSKGIQAMAIVSGMGRREVDIALDNCVYGPVKFLYLSPERLLSELVRERIKYMKVALFAVDEAHCISQWGYDFRPSYLHISDLRALHPNVPVLALTATATAEVRDDIQDKLLFKNGIVYQQSFERRNLRYVVQTTEDKLRKLLDVAKGIGGSGIVYVRSRKEAFEIAKFYRQNHLPADYYHGGLPADERSAKQDAWKNNRTRIIVATNAFGMGIDKPDVRFVIHKDMPDSLEAYYQEAGRGGRDEKRAYAVLLYNPADRIRQESMFIRNFPSVAEIKQVYHHLANYCQLAYDAGEGASFELDLGDFCSRFQLDAVKTLNALKFLEQDEYLAFNESVFLPSRFRFEVLNEELYNFQIQNPGWDPFIKTLLRSYGGSFENYVRIKEFDIAKRTGMNTQQVIDGLKQLQDFNLLTYLPQTDKPQITWIKARQHANNLHINKAFIDQRKATYRKKMEAVFAYAEHKRCRSQMLLSYFDEPNAPKCGVCDVCLEERREKNAAEIFDDISNEIAQLLSTAPHTIDELITSLKLGTEKEKIETIRLLLDAGKIKTDGGNYYL; encoded by the coding sequence GCCGACCGGCGGGGGTAAATCGGTGTGTTTCCAGGTGCCGGCGCTGGCTATGGAGGGGATATGCATCGTGGTATCGCCCCTTATTGCGCTCATGAAAGACCAGGTAGAGAACCTGAAATCAAAGGGGATCCAGGCAATGGCCATTGTATCAGGCATGGGACGGCGTGAGGTAGATATAGCGCTGGATAATTGTGTTTACGGCCCGGTGAAATTCTTATACCTCTCGCCCGAACGCCTACTGTCGGAATTAGTGCGTGAGCGCATTAAATACATGAAGGTGGCCCTTTTCGCGGTTGACGAGGCGCACTGTATTTCGCAATGGGGGTATGATTTCCGCCCATCGTACCTGCATATTTCCGATCTGCGTGCACTGCACCCCAATGTACCCGTACTGGCTTTAACCGCTACCGCCACTGCCGAAGTAAGGGACGATATACAGGACAAATTGCTGTTTAAAAACGGTATTGTTTACCAGCAAAGTTTTGAGCGCAGGAATTTAAGGTATGTGGTGCAAACTACAGAGGATAAGCTACGCAAACTGCTGGATGTTGCCAAAGGCATCGGGGGTAGCGGCATTGTATATGTACGCAGCCGTAAAGAGGCCTTCGAGATAGCAAAATTTTACCGGCAGAACCATTTACCGGCAGATTATTACCATGGAGGCTTACCCGCCGACGAGCGTTCGGCAAAGCAAGATGCGTGGAAAAATAACCGCACACGCATAATTGTGGCTACTAATGCCTTTGGGATGGGTATTGATAAACCTGACGTAAGGTTTGTGATACATAAAGATATGCCGGATAGTCTGGAGGCTTATTACCAGGAAGCGGGCAGGGGAGGCCGCGATGAGAAAAGGGCGTATGCTGTTTTACTGTACAACCCTGCCGACCGGATACGTCAGGAAAGCATGTTTATTCGGAATTTCCCGTCGGTGGCCGAGATAAAGCAGGTTTATCACCATTTAGCCAATTATTGCCAGCTGGCTTATGATGCCGGCGAGGGTGCAAGTTTTGAACTTGACCTGGGCGATTTTTGCAGCCGCTTTCAACTGGATGCGGTTAAAACGTTAAATGCCCTTAAGTTTTTAGAACAGGACGAATACCTGGCCTTTAACGAAAGTGTATTTTTACCTTCGCGGTTCAGGTTTGAGGTATTGAATGAAGAACTGTATAACTTCCAGATACAAAACCCCGGGTGGGACCCATTCATTAAAACCCTGTTACGCTCATACGGCGGCTCGTTCGAAAATTATGTACGGATAAAGGAGTTTGATATTGCCAAACGTACCGGCATGAACACACAGCAGGTTATTGACGGCCTTAAGCAATTGCAGGATTTTAACCTGCTTACCTACCTGCCCCAAACAGATAAGCCTCAAATAACGTGGATAAAAGCACGGCAGCACGCCAACAACCTGCATATTAACAAAGCCTTTATTGACCAGCGCAAAGCTACCTACCGCAAAAAAATGGAAGCCGTATTTGCTTATGCTGAACATAAACGCTGCCGCAGCCAAATGCTGCTGAGTTATTTCGACGAGCCGAACGCACCCAAATGCGGTGTATGTGATGTTTGCCTGGAAGAACGCCGCGAAAAGAACGCCGCCGAGATATTCGACGATATTTCTAATGAGATAGCGCAGCTGCTAAGTACCGCCCCGCATACCATCGACGAATTGATAACCTCCCTGAAACTTGGTACTGAAAAAGAAAAGATCGAAACCATCCGTCTGCTGCTGGATGCCGGCAAGATCAAAACCGACGGCGGGAATTATTATTTGTAA
- the clpX gene encoding ATP-dependent Clp protease ATP-binding subunit ClpX, with translation MNKNSKEIRCSFCGAGKQDSLMLIAGLDAHICDKCVDQANEILAEELKVRKVKASPAVPAVLKPAEIKSHLDQYIIGQDDAKKVLSVAVYNHYKRLNQRVDKDEVEIEKSNIIMVGETGTGKTLLAKTLAKILNVPFCICDATVLTEAGYVGEDVESILTRLLQSADYDVNMAERGIVYIDEVDKIARKSDNASITRDVSGEGVQQALLKILEGTMVNVPPQGGRKHPDQKMITVNTSNILFICGGAFDSIEKKIANRLRTQTVGYKMKRDDSEIDMKNLYKYITPQDLKSFGLIPELIGRLPVLTYLNPLDREALQNILTEPKNSLLKQYKKLFEYEGVKLEFDAEVLDFIVDKAMEFKLGARGLRSICEAIMIDAMFEFPSKKDAKRLNVTLDYAREKFEKSDLKKLKVA, from the coding sequence ATGAATAAGAACAGCAAGGAGATCAGGTGCTCGTTTTGTGGTGCAGGTAAGCAGGACTCCCTGATGCTGATAGCCGGGCTCGACGCGCACATTTGTGATAAATGCGTTGACCAGGCAAACGAAATATTGGCAGAAGAGCTGAAGGTACGTAAGGTGAAAGCATCGCCGGCGGTACCCGCCGTGCTAAAGCCCGCCGAGATCAAATCTCACCTCGATCAGTACATCATAGGTCAGGATGATGCCAAAAAGGTATTATCGGTTGCTGTGTACAATCACTACAAAAGGTTAAACCAGCGTGTTGATAAGGATGAGGTGGAGATAGAAAAATCGAACATTATTATGGTGGGCGAAACCGGCACGGGCAAAACCCTGCTGGCAAAAACACTGGCCAAAATTCTTAACGTACCATTTTGTATTTGCGACGCCACGGTGCTTACCGAGGCCGGATACGTGGGTGAAGATGTTGAAAGCATATTGACCCGCTTACTGCAATCGGCAGATTATGATGTAAACATGGCCGAGCGTGGCATAGTTTATATTGACGAAGTTGATAAAATTGCCCGTAAAAGCGATAATGCATCCATCACACGCGATGTGAGCGGCGAGGGTGTTCAGCAGGCTTTATTAAAGATACTGGAAGGCACTATGGTTAACGTACCACCCCAGGGCGGCCGTAAGCACCCCGACCAGAAGATGATAACGGTGAACACCAGCAACATCCTGTTTATTTGCGGTGGGGCGTTTGATAGCATCGAGAAAAAGATAGCCAACCGCCTGCGTACACAAACCGTTGGTTACAAAATGAAACGCGACGACAGCGAGATAGACATGAAGAACCTGTATAAGTACATTACGCCGCAGGATCTGAAATCGTTTGGCTTGATACCAGAGTTGATAGGCCGTTTGCCGGTATTAACGTACCTGAACCCACTTGATCGCGAAGCGCTGCAGAATATATTGACCGAGCCAAAGAACTCGCTGCTTAAACAATACAAAAAGTTGTTTGAGTATGAGGGGGTAAAGCTTGAGTTTGATGCAGAGGTGCTTGATTTTATTGTGGATAAAGCAATGGAGTTTAAACTGGGTGCACGTGGGCTGCGCTCCATTTGCGAGGCCATCATGATTGACGCGATGTTTGAGTTTCCGTCAAAAAAGGATGCTAAGCGCTTAAACGTTACACTTGATTATGCCAGGGAAAAGTTCGAAAAATCAGACCTTAAAAAGTTAAAAGTAGCTTAA
- a CDS encoding head GIN domain-containing protein: MKTSGLKILILLAVSVTFFSSCRRFRCTKGNGNVKTESRKMVDFNKVDISGGYKVTLKQDSSESVVINTDDNLLKYIETSVEGGTLRIHNRRNICSSGETTITIGVKNLERIGASGAVDITANGRLNVKDLSFDLSGSTKIDMELNAANVRTDASGSSEIYLRGQAASHDVDMSGSGKVEALDFVVGKYKISTSGASECKINVLNELDVHTSGASDISYRGNPSKVNNDQSGASSIKKID; this comes from the coding sequence ATGAAAACATCCGGTCTTAAAATATTAATCCTGTTAGCCGTATCAGTTACATTTTTTTCGTCATGCCGCCGGTTCAGATGCACCAAGGGTAACGGGAATGTAAAAACGGAAAGCCGTAAAATGGTAGATTTTAATAAGGTGGATATTTCGGGCGGGTATAAGGTTACGCTGAAACAGGATAGTTCCGAATCGGTAGTGATCAATACCGATGATAACCTTTTAAAGTATATCGAAACGAGTGTTGAAGGCGGCACCCTGCGTATACACAACCGCCGCAATATTTGCAGCAGCGGCGAAACTACTATTACTATAGGCGTAAAAAATCTGGAAAGGATAGGGGCATCAGGAGCGGTGGATATCACTGCAAACGGGCGTCTGAATGTAAAAGATCTTAGCTTCGACCTTTCGGGCTCCACCAAAATTGATATGGAGCTAAACGCGGCCAATGTTCGTACTGATGCCAGCGGATCGAGCGAGATATACCTGCGGGGCCAGGCTGCATCGCACGATGTGGATATGAGTGGTTCAGGCAAAGTTGAAGCGCTTGATTTTGTGGTAGGCAAATACAAAATAAGCACATCGGGTGCAAGCGAATGTAAAATCAATGTGCTGAACGAACTTGACGTGCATACCAGCGGCGCTTCGGATATATCGTACCGCGGTAACCCTTCAAAAGTAAACAACGATCAATCTGGCGCATCCTCCATCAAAAAAATAGATTAA
- a CDS encoding GIN domain-containing protein, whose product MKTKILTMAAVMIMAVVTTKNTYANVNNNNNEEVSTVLKNISKINKIELHGNVELFVSDGTADQVKVYNKYYAESALVQSQNGVLRISSYKNEKLVVWVTAADLHNISAYDNAEVKTFGRLASLELEVNLYNTASAALNLEGYKATINVNDNAKANLTGSVNDYNLNYTQPQNVIHTNFVAVTASKSQIPAKTKANEIAGL is encoded by the coding sequence ATGAAAACAAAAATCTTAACCATGGCAGCCGTAATGATTATGGCAGTGGTAACCACAAAAAACACTTACGCAAACGTAAATAATAACAACAACGAAGAAGTAAGCACCGTTTTGAAAAACATCAGCAAGATCAACAAGATAGAGCTGCACGGAAATGTTGAACTGTTTGTATCTGACGGCACTGCCGACCAGGTAAAAGTTTACAATAAGTATTATGCCGAAAGCGCTTTGGTACAAAGCCAGAACGGCGTGTTGCGCATCTCATCATACAAAAACGAAAAGTTAGTGGTTTGGGTAACCGCAGCCGACCTGCACAACATCAGCGCTTATGACAATGCCGAAGTAAAAACATTTGGCCGCTTAGCAAGCCTTGAACTGGAAGTTAACTTGTACAACACCGCTTCTGCAGCGTTAAACTTAGAAGGTTACAAGGCCACCATAAATGTAAACGACAATGCTAAAGCAAATTTAACCGGCAGCGTAAACGATTATAACTTAAACTACACACAACCCCAAAACGTAATCCATACAAATTTTGTAGCGGTTACCGCTTCAAAAAGCCAGATACCTGCTAAAACAAAAGCAAACGAAATAGCAGGTTTATAA
- a CDS encoding cytochrome c, giving the protein MKKFKKWATYIAICVALFIIAAISYVSLALPNVGEPQNIKVDATPQRIARGKYLANHVAVCIDCHSTRKWDIFAAPIDTAVIGAGGEKFDSRISFPGEVYVPNITPANLKSWTDGELYRAITTGVKKDGSAIFPIMPWQSYSKMDPEDVYDIIAYIRTLQPHAASYPKRKLDFPLNLLVNTMPKKAEPGKKPAESDTLKYGAYLVTAAACAECHTKAEKGSPIPGMEFAGGNEYGMGNGATLRSANISPDKETGIGSWSKEQFISRFKQFDKSAMKPVAVKPGEFQTIMPWWRYSGMSETDLGAIYAYLKTVKPVKNKVNKFQVDAAASINSK; this is encoded by the coding sequence ATGAAAAAGTTTAAAAAATGGGCGACCTACATCGCCATCTGTGTAGCGCTGTTTATTATTGCGGCTATATCATACGTCTCACTGGCACTGCCAAATGTTGGCGAACCACAAAACATTAAAGTAGATGCAACCCCGCAGCGCATAGCGCGCGGCAAATACCTGGCAAATCATGTTGCGGTATGTATTGATTGCCACAGTACACGTAAGTGGGATATATTCGCGGCCCCGATAGATACGGCTGTGATAGGAGCGGGCGGCGAAAAATTTGACTCCCGTATCAGTTTCCCGGGCGAGGTTTATGTACCAAACATTACTCCGGCAAATTTAAAAAGCTGGACCGACGGCGAACTGTACCGCGCCATTACAACAGGCGTTAAAAAAGACGGCTCGGCTATATTCCCCATCATGCCGTGGCAATCATACTCAAAAATGGACCCGGAAGATGTTTACGATATCATTGCATACATCCGTACCTTGCAGCCGCACGCTGCCTCATATCCAAAACGTAAGCTCGATTTCCCGCTTAACCTGCTTGTGAATACGATGCCTAAAAAGGCTGAGCCGGGCAAAAAGCCGGCCGAAAGCGATACCCTTAAATACGGCGCGTACCTGGTAACAGCTGCTGCGTGTGCCGAATGCCATACCAAAGCCGAAAAAGGCTCGCCGATACCCGGGATGGAGTTTGCGGGCGGCAACGAGTATGGCATGGGTAACGGCGCAACCCTGCGCTCGGCCAATATTTCGCCCGATAAAGAGACCGGCATAGGCAGCTGGAGCAAAGAACAGTTTATCAGCAGGTTTAAACAGTTTGACAAAAGTGCAATGAAACCCGTTGCGGTGAAACCGGGCGAGTTTCAAACCATTATGCCGTGGTGGCGCTACAGTGGCATGAGCGAAACCGACCTTGGCGCCATATACGCTTATCTTAAAACGGTAAAGCCGGTAAAAAACAAGGTGAATAAATTTCAGGTTGACGCTGCGGCCTCAATAAATTCAAAATAA
- a CDS encoding ATP-dependent Clp protease proteolytic subunit: MNSNPDKNEFRKYAVKHHRISSTYVDRFIGGVNRSTTPSGIVTGAGITGMTPYIIEERQMNVAQMDVFSRLMMDRIIFLGDAIYENIANIIQAQLLFLQSADSKRDIQIYINSPGGSVYAGLGIYDTMQFISNDVATICTGMAASMGAVLLVAGTKGKRAALPHARVMIHQPSGGAQGQQSDIEITYHEITKLKKELYQIIADHSGTDYQTVWDASDRDHWMIAEEAKEFGMVDEILRANTNK; the protein is encoded by the coding sequence ATGAACAGTAATCCAGATAAAAACGAATTCAGAAAATACGCTGTTAAGCATCACCGCATTAGCAGCACCTATGTAGACAGGTTTATTGGCGGCGTAAACCGCAGTACAACCCCGTCGGGTATTGTTACAGGCGCCGGCATTACCGGCATGACACCTTATATCATCGAAGAGCGCCAGATGAATGTAGCCCAGATGGACGTGTTCAGCCGTTTAATGATGGACCGCATCATTTTCCTGGGCGATGCCATTTATGAAAATATTGCAAACATTATTCAGGCCCAATTGCTGTTCTTACAATCGGCAGATAGTAAACGCGATATCCAGATCTACATCAACTCCCCGGGCGGGTCGGTTTATGCAGGTTTGGGTATATACGATACCATGCAGTTCATATCAAACGATGTGGCCACTATTTGTACAGGTATGGCGGCATCAATGGGCGCGGTGCTGTTGGTGGCAGGTACAAAAGGTAAGCGTGCGGCTTTACCGCATGCCAGGGTGATGATACACCAGCCGTCGGGCGGTGCGCAGGGTCAGCAGTCGGATATCGAGATCACGTATCACGAGATAACCAAACTGAAAAAAGAGCTGTACCAGATCATTGCAGACCATAGCGGTACCGATTACCAAACCGTGTGGGATGCATCGGATCGTGACCACTGGATGATTGCCGAAGAAGCAAAAGAGTTTGGTATGGTTGATGAGATATTAAGAGCTAATACAAATAAATAA